Sequence from the Xenorhabdus nematophila ATCC 19061 genome:
AGGGTGAGGCAGTGTTGCCTCATCCCTCTTACATAACGGTACGTACGGATCTCAGTGCTCACATAAAACTCCCGTGCCCAGCTCTTGTAACGATAAAAATTACCCCATTCGGCATAAAGCCGTTCAAAAGCATATTTGGAGGCAATTGACTGCCAAGCGATTGGTCAAGCTGTCTCATCGGCGCCGATGAATCTTATCCCATCCGGTTGTTGCTGCACTATCACTGTATCCCACGATACCGCGACCGATGCGGTACCACTCTGCCAGTTTACCTAGCCTGTATTGCCTGCCGTGATAATCCGAAATTTCGCGCCACGCCAGAATACCGAAGACCCACGGTGGTCAGCCGGACTTGCGTCTACCCCTGCATGTCCGTTAATTATTGCAGCAATCGTTCCATCTCCAGATGGTATAAATCGGATCCTGACCGATAGCGGGTATTGTTCGGGATAAGCCCCAAGTCAAAATGGATTCTCCAATAACATGAGAAGAATTTGTTTCTGGAACCGGATGCAACAACGTGAATTTGTACTGAGTCTTAGGCAGTGTCGGGCTAATGACTCCCCTACACATCGCTTCGGTGCCCATTGTTTTCCACGCTAATCCCCGCCGATGAAGTGCAGCTAAAACTCGCGTACTAAGCAGGCTACTGTCACGGAGAACCCCTTTTCCTCCATTCTGATTGCCGCTGAACGGATACAGAGTGCCCCATGAACCCGCGCACCAGAAAAGCTGCTTGAGAGGTTTACCTGCGGTTGATGAAACTCCATGTATCCGTCGGCGTTACAGGTCTGCTTAATGAACAAATCGAGCATCACTAACAAAGGAAACGCATAGTAGTGATAGTGCATGAAAGAACCATCACCACCGTCCATGTCGCCCATTGCCGTGATGTCCTTGGTTAGTCCGGTCAAACGGGAACCTGACACCATTCAAGACAGATGAGCAACCAGGCACTCGCTGAAATTCAACGAGCCGGGCTGGCTCCCACATTGAAGTGGTAACACCTGGCCGAGGAACGCCGAGATTATTCTCGCACATGCACAGTGGGTTGCTGACGGCTTCGCTCGGAAATGATCCTCCACCACCACTTATAGGAACCCCAGCTACTTTGATGGGGAAAATACAGCTCCAGCAGATGTCAGTAATCAGTTTTCCGCCGATCACTTCCGCATTCTGGCACCCAGGGTCAGCCGATACCGAACTAACCCAAAAAACCGCGCTAACGGCCATGATCCGTAGAATTTTTTGTATCATGGTAAGGCCTTTTCGTAATTCAAATGTTTCTCCATGACAGCAGGCTTCCCGTGATAGAAACCTTGTTGCCATGACAGTCCAAGTAATTTGGCGCTCTCCCCCAATGGAAAAGTTTCCACCTGCTCAGCGATGAGCTGAATGCCTTTTCGGCGGCAGTGGAGGATGGCCGGGTAATCTTCAAGCGAACAAAGTCTTCTCGCGTCAAACTTGTAATAGCGCCAGTCATAGCGGCTCAGGCGCTCCAGAGAAGGGTTCTTGTCTCCATAGTCATCCAGCGCCAGCTCGACCCTTGTTTCGACCAGAGCGTTCCATCTCAATGCGAGAGAGGCATCCTGTATGCCCTCTGTAATCTCAATGACAATCCGTGATGAGTGATTCTTAGCAATGTCGCGGATAACCCGCGTCCACGCTTTGAAAATAACGTCTGAATACAAGGTTTGTTCGGAGACGTTCAGAAAGAGAGTCGGATACTGAT
This genomic interval carries:
- a CDS encoding EAL domain-containing protein codes for the protein MIFAPAFKPIKDVGTGSFVAAEVLARWYDEGRVLTPSSLSSQLHWGLVDMEVARFIQDNLHHCLDQYPTLFLNVSEQTLYSDVIFKAWTRVIRDIAKNHSSRIVIEITEGIQDASLALRWNALVETRVELALDDYGDKNPSLERLSRYDWRYYKFDARRLCSLEDYPAILHCRRKGIQLIAEQVETFPLGESAKLLGLSWQQGFYHGKPAVMEKHLNYEKALP